From the Amycolatopsis thermoflava N1165 genome, one window contains:
- a CDS encoding sigma-54-dependent Fis family transcriptional regulator, producing MNDWLRTAAKARDDIFSSSLDVSTHSSSVVRPTVYESWRRSRLQGLAPEAVSPVEFSEIELDNYLSRTVTSIVEKRAAALDQSACALVLTDRDGNLLRRWVRDHEMAADLDAKGVAAGFTMDESTVGTTGLVTLLTGRPELIRGPEHFSEKFKQYSCASAPVVHPIRRTLLGSVSLICRVADTTPLMLSWVTDLITAVEEALRARACQREQRLFEAYTTYNRDVRHPIVALDMTTIITNAAAARLLGGVDQTLLWEHARRSLRERRSGPTSLTLPNGEVLSVDCCPLSGQDTDAGAILFLRKGSATRRKSEAGALPKRSVLLPGLVGRSEKWRALCFQAHRLRNGTSPVLVVGEPGSGRLAVAEALQDAQAVRVVDAIDAAALGDGRWVQHLHVQLEDPTCVLVIRHVDSLEPSTAVATLAALRRTPPARLLATAQRRSGERAAHNALLDHFESVLEVPPLRERLDDFPDLLARFSEQVAGAKNSVEWTPEVVQALTRLEWPGNLNSLKTLVRRTVTGSGATKIGTDDLPPEYVARAARRQLATLEQIEAQTILQALREAGGNKHQAALALGIARSTLYRKIRALGLDLSASIY from the coding sequence ATGAACGACTGGCTTCGAACAGCCGCCAAGGCGCGGGACGACATCTTTTCGAGCTCGCTTGACGTATCGACCCATTCATCCTCGGTCGTTCGTCCCACCGTTTACGAGTCGTGGCGGCGCTCCCGCTTGCAAGGCCTGGCCCCGGAGGCCGTCTCGCCCGTGGAGTTTTCCGAGATCGAGCTCGACAACTACCTGTCCCGAACGGTGACCTCAATTGTCGAGAAGCGAGCGGCAGCACTCGACCAGAGCGCGTGCGCACTGGTACTGACTGACCGTGACGGGAACCTGCTGCGCCGATGGGTGCGCGACCACGAAATGGCCGCGGACCTTGACGCGAAGGGCGTCGCCGCCGGTTTCACGATGGATGAGTCAACGGTCGGCACCACCGGGCTCGTCACATTGCTGACCGGAAGGCCCGAGCTGATCCGGGGCCCCGAGCACTTCTCCGAGAAGTTCAAGCAGTACAGCTGCGCGAGCGCGCCGGTCGTCCACCCGATCAGGCGAACGCTGCTCGGAAGCGTCTCGTTGATCTGCCGGGTGGCGGACACGACTCCGTTGATGCTGTCCTGGGTGACCGACCTGATCACGGCGGTCGAGGAGGCGCTGCGCGCCCGCGCCTGCCAGCGCGAACAACGCCTGTTCGAGGCCTACACGACCTACAATCGGGACGTACGTCACCCCATCGTGGCGCTCGACATGACGACCATCATCACCAACGCGGCCGCTGCTCGCCTGCTGGGCGGCGTCGATCAAACGCTGCTGTGGGAGCACGCGCGGCGCAGCCTCCGTGAGCGCAGGAGCGGGCCGACCAGCCTGACACTGCCGAACGGCGAGGTGCTCAGCGTCGACTGCTGTCCCCTGTCCGGGCAGGACACGGACGCCGGCGCGATCCTGTTCCTTCGAAAAGGATCCGCTACTCGGCGCAAGTCCGAAGCCGGCGCCCTTCCCAAGCGTTCGGTGTTGCTGCCTGGCCTCGTGGGCAGATCCGAGAAGTGGCGCGCGCTGTGCTTCCAGGCGCACCGCCTACGGAACGGAACCAGCCCGGTGCTGGTTGTGGGCGAGCCGGGTTCGGGGCGGCTCGCGGTGGCGGAGGCGCTGCAGGACGCACAGGCTGTCCGTGTCGTGGATGCGATCGACGCGGCGGCGCTGGGGGACGGCCGCTGGGTCCAGCACCTCCACGTGCAACTCGAGGACCCCACTTGTGTCCTGGTCATACGGCACGTTGACTCGTTGGAGCCGTCAACCGCTGTCGCCACACTGGCCGCGCTGCGCCGCACGCCGCCCGCACGGCTACTGGCCACCGCCCAGCGCAGGTCCGGCGAGCGTGCCGCACACAACGCCCTGCTCGACCACTTCGAGTCCGTCCTCGAGGTTCCCCCGCTGCGCGAGCGCCTCGACGACTTCCCCGACCTGCTCGCGCGGTTCTCCGAACAGGTGGCGGGAGCGAAGAACTCAGTCGAGTGGACCCCGGAGGTCGTCCAGGCCCTGACTCGACTCGAGTGGCCCGGCAACCTCAACTCGCTCAAGACCTTGGTGCGCCGCACCGTCACTGGCAGCGGCGCTACGAAGATCGGTACCGACGACCTTCCGCCCGAGTACGTAGCCCGCGCCGCGCGGCGCCAGCTCGCCACCTTGGAACAGATCGAAGCGCAGACGATTCTCCAGGCCTTACGCGAGGCAGGAGGCAACAAACACCAGGCAGCGCTTGCCCTGGGCATCGCGCGATCGACCCTGTACCGAAAAATCAGAGCACTCGGCCTCGATCTCTCCGCCAGCATTTACTGA
- a CDS encoding IS256 family transposase, which produces MALDQSALLEVLDALKVADVGDRVRQAAETIYQALIEAELTEAIGAGLHERTESRTAQRNGHRTRTLSTTAGDLELRIPKLRTGSFFPSLLERRRRVDQALFAVVMEAYLHGVSTRKVDDLVKALGADTGISKSEVSRICADLDTEVGAFRDRSLGEQHFPYVFLDTTYCKTRVNHRVVSQAVVIATGVRADGWREVLGFAVGDSEDGAFWTAFLRSLKARGLGGVQLVISDAHTGLKQAISAVLLGAAWQRCRVHFLRNVLAQVPKGSSEMVAAAIRTIFAQPDAAHVREQLGVIAGMLGRQSSKVESMLRDATEDLLAFASFPTAHWKKIWSTNPLERLNKEVKRRTDVVGVFPNPEALLRLAGAVLVEAHDEWQATDRRYLGEATMALLTTPPTEEKVATPELMTA; this is translated from the coding sequence ATGGCCCTGGACCAGTCTGCCCTGCTTGAAGTACTCGATGCACTCAAGGTCGCCGATGTTGGTGATCGTGTCCGTCAGGCGGCGGAGACGATCTATCAGGCGCTGATCGAGGCCGAGCTCACCGAGGCGATCGGCGCTGGCCTGCACGAGCGCACCGAGAGCCGCACCGCCCAGCGCAATGGCCACCGGACCCGCACGCTGTCGACCACGGCTGGGGATCTGGAGTTGCGGATCCCGAAGCTGCGCACCGGGTCGTTCTTCCCGTCGTTGTTGGAGCGTCGGCGACGGGTGGATCAGGCGTTGTTCGCGGTGGTGATGGAGGCCTACCTGCACGGGGTGTCCACCCGCAAGGTCGACGATCTGGTGAAAGCCTTGGGTGCGGACACCGGCATCTCCAAGTCCGAGGTATCGAGGATCTGCGCTGATCTGGACACCGAGGTCGGCGCATTCCGGGACCGATCGCTGGGTGAGCAACATTTTCCCTACGTGTTCCTTGACACCACCTACTGCAAGACCCGGGTCAACCACCGCGTGGTGTCCCAGGCGGTGGTGATCGCCACCGGGGTCCGGGCCGACGGGTGGCGCGAGGTCCTCGGCTTCGCCGTCGGTGACTCCGAGGACGGGGCGTTCTGGACGGCGTTCCTCCGTTCGCTCAAGGCCCGCGGCCTGGGCGGGGTGCAGCTGGTCATCTCCGATGCCCACACCGGGCTGAAACAGGCCATCTCCGCGGTGTTGCTCGGCGCCGCCTGGCAGCGTTGCCGGGTGCATTTCCTGCGCAATGTGCTGGCCCAGGTCCCCAAAGGCAGCTCCGAGATGGTGGCAGCGGCGATCCGCACGATCTTCGCCCAGCCCGACGCCGCGCACGTCCGTGAACAGCTCGGTGTCATCGCCGGAATGCTCGGCCGGCAGTCGTCGAAGGTGGAGTCGATGCTGCGCGACGCCACCGAGGACCTGCTCGCGTTCGCCTCGTTCCCCACCGCGCACTGGAAGAAGATCTGGTCCACCAACCCCCTCGAACGGCTGAACAAGGAAGTCAAGCGCCGCACCGACGTCGTCGGCGTCTTTCCCAACCCCGAAGCCCTGCTCCGACTGGCCGGCGCGGTCCTGGTCGAGGCCCACGATGAATGGCAGGCCACCGACCGCCGCTACCTCGGCGAAGCCACCATGGCCCTGCTCACCACCCCACCAACCGAGGAAAAGGTAGCCACACCCGAGCTCATGACGGCATGA
- a CDS encoding SMP-30/gluconolactonase/LRE family protein, translating into MSALTTIISGMSFLECPRWHEGRIWVSDFYTNRVFSAAADGTGLRTELEVPNQPGGLGWLPDGRLLVVSARDFTLLRREHDGRVVVHADLSGHVSGNLNDMVVDRLGRAYVGNFGFDIGAGADPIPTNLVRVDPDGTVAEAADGLHFPNGSVITDDNVLVVGETFANRMTAFDIEDSGQLTNQRIWAKFGEVPTGDFATVLSQVKVAPDGCCLDAEGALWVADALNGRVIRVQEGGDIVDEIQVGSGVYACMLGGDDGRTLFLCTAPDFDPAARASTHESDLLTVRVSVPHGGRP; encoded by the coding sequence ATGAGCGCGCTGACCACCATTATCTCTGGAATGTCGTTTCTGGAATGCCCTCGTTGGCATGAAGGCCGCATTTGGGTCTCCGACTTCTACACCAATCGCGTTTTTTCCGCGGCCGCGGACGGCACCGGCCTCCGGACCGAACTCGAGGTCCCGAACCAACCAGGTGGTCTTGGCTGGCTTCCCGACGGCCGGTTGCTCGTGGTTTCCGCCCGGGACTTCACGTTGCTGCGTCGAGAGCATGATGGCCGGGTCGTCGTCCATGCGGACCTGAGTGGACATGTCAGCGGAAATCTCAACGACATGGTCGTCGATCGCCTCGGACGCGCCTACGTGGGGAACTTCGGCTTCGACATCGGCGCTGGAGCTGATCCCATCCCGACGAACTTGGTCAGGGTGGACCCCGACGGCACTGTCGCCGAAGCCGCGGATGGCCTCCATTTTCCGAACGGGAGCGTCATCACCGACGACAACGTGCTGGTCGTCGGTGAGACCTTCGCGAACCGGATGACCGCATTCGATATCGAAGACAGCGGACAGCTCACGAATCAGCGGATCTGGGCGAAGTTCGGGGAGGTGCCGACCGGGGATTTCGCCACGGTCCTGAGTCAGGTGAAGGTCGCCCCCGACGGTTGCTGTCTCGACGCCGAGGGGGCGTTGTGGGTAGCGGATGCCTTGAACGGCAGGGTGATCCGCGTGCAGGAGGGTGGGGACATCGTCGATGAAATACAGGTCGGTAGCGGTGTCTACGCATGCATGCTGGGTGGGGACGACGGTCGGACGCTGTTCCTGTGCACAGCTCCGGACTTCGACCCGGCTGCGCGGGCCAGTACACACGAGTCCGATCTGCTGACCGTCCGCGTTTCCGTGCCGCACGGCGGCCGCCCGTAG
- the ribB gene encoding 3,4-dihydroxy-2-butanone-4-phosphate synthase, which yields MSKSSQSAIDKRVRSALSAIAAGRPVVVVDDQNRENEGDLIFAAELATPKLVAFTVRHTSGFLCVALAGEACDRLNLVPMTHANQDRYHTAYQVTVDLVGTGTGISAKSRAATIAALGSDDANPEDFSRPGHVVPLRARAGGVLERPGHTEAAVDLARLAGRTPAGALCEIVSVNRPNEMAKGDELARFALEHGLVHLSVADIIDYRLRHETQFTRVTEATLPTSFGRFLALGYSEYLSGNEYLALVAGTGDGRVPVYVHAECLCGDVFGAVSCTCRGNLDRALTEFGRTGRGVVIYLRPDGRARACGLLQADTPPQPGPEIVVPNILADLGLDAVYEFEQHPRPAAG from the coding sequence ATGTCCAAGAGTTCACAGAGCGCAATCGACAAGCGCGTTCGCTCCGCCCTGAGCGCGATTGCCGCCGGGCGACCGGTGGTAGTCGTCGACGATCAAAACCGGGAGAATGAGGGAGATCTCATCTTCGCGGCAGAACTCGCGACCCCAAAACTGGTCGCCTTCACCGTCAGGCACACTTCCGGTTTCCTCTGTGTCGCCCTTGCCGGCGAGGCGTGCGACCGGCTCAACCTGGTCCCCATGACCCACGCCAACCAAGATCGATACCACACCGCCTACCAGGTGACCGTCGACTTGGTCGGCACCGGTACAGGAATCTCCGCAAAGTCCCGTGCGGCCACAATCGCCGCCTTGGGATCCGACGACGCGAACCCGGAAGATTTTTCACGTCCGGGCCACGTCGTACCGTTGCGTGCACGCGCGGGCGGAGTTCTCGAACGGCCCGGTCACACCGAAGCGGCAGTCGATCTGGCCCGGCTTGCGGGCCGCACGCCCGCCGGAGCGCTCTGCGAGATCGTGTCCGTGAACCGGCCTAACGAAATGGCCAAAGGTGACGAACTAGCGCGTTTCGCTCTCGAGCACGGACTCGTGCACTTGTCCGTTGCCGACATCATCGATTACCGGCTCCGCCACGAAACCCAGTTCACACGCGTCACTGAGGCGACACTGCCCACGTCGTTCGGACGGTTCCTCGCTCTGGGCTACAGCGAGTACCTGTCCGGCAACGAGTATCTGGCCCTGGTCGCGGGAACGGGCGATGGCCGTGTTCCCGTCTACGTTCACGCCGAATGTCTTTGCGGTGACGTCTTCGGAGCCGTTTCGTGCACGTGCCGAGGAAACCTTGATCGCGCACTCACGGAGTTCGGCAGAACAGGTCGCGGGGTGGTGATCTACCTGCGGCCGGACGGCAGAGCAAGGGCCTGCGGACTGCTGCAGGCGGACACGCCTCCTCAACCTGGCCCAGAGATCGTCGTACCCAACATTCTTGCCGATCTCGGTCTCGACGCCGTGTACGAGTTCGAGCAGCACCCCAGACCCGCGGCGGGGTGA
- a CDS encoding cytochrome P450: MLHDCEPVQEPRATPEEPPSGVPLRGKGRSRPVGLAVVGRLPSRTKSPHRANGDWRSMMTQQAAFTDFNPMESPHRENPHLFYKWSRTEQPICFSPTLNAYVVTRYDDIKSIVDDPDTYSSSNAIPVLWQNPEPVVEALHGIIPEAATVVNTDEPQHAPLRKVLDHAFSGRRIRQRLPLMRTRSAELVDQFAGAHRADLVSAYADPYVQSIVSDVFGIPAEDNDRVQGWTNDYLTLLNPMVDVEEKVAAARRMHDYERYIDALAEERRTSPRDDFMTDLVHGTDMVPAVSRDDLHYMFRGLRFAGHDTTRDLMTSTLLLLLDNDRRLWEMVRADRPVLQQVIEETLRRDAPHRGLMRVTTRDVEIGGTPLPAGTSLLLLFGSANRDDTRFTAPDEVRLSRANIHEHLAFGSGIHQCPGAQLARTEVRTAIETLLDRLPDLRLAPGYEPSYVASFFFRGLERLDVTW, from the coding sequence GTGCTGCACGACTGCGAACCCGTGCAAGAGCCTCGGGCGACGCCGGAAGAGCCGCCATCCGGAGTCCCACTGCGCGGGAAAGGCCGATCCCGACCGGTGGGACTCGCGGTTGTCGGCCGATTGCCCAGCCGCACAAAATCGCCTCATCGCGCCAACGGTGACTGGAGGTCAATGATGACGCAGCAGGCTGCGTTCACGGACTTCAACCCGATGGAATCGCCGCATCGGGAGAATCCGCATCTGTTCTACAAGTGGTCGCGCACGGAACAGCCGATTTGCTTTTCACCGACGCTCAACGCGTACGTCGTGACGCGCTACGACGACATCAAGTCGATCGTCGACGACCCGGACACCTATTCGTCCAGCAACGCCATTCCGGTCCTGTGGCAGAATCCGGAACCCGTCGTCGAAGCACTCCACGGGATCATCCCGGAGGCGGCCACCGTCGTGAACACCGACGAACCACAGCACGCACCCTTGCGCAAGGTGCTCGATCACGCGTTCTCCGGCCGCCGCATCCGCCAGCGGCTTCCGCTCATGAGGACACGTTCGGCCGAACTTGTCGACCAGTTCGCGGGGGCACACCGGGCGGACCTCGTCAGCGCCTATGCCGACCCCTACGTGCAGTCGATCGTCAGCGACGTCTTCGGCATCCCCGCCGAGGACAACGACCGGGTGCAGGGCTGGACGAACGACTACCTCACTCTGCTGAACCCGATGGTCGACGTCGAGGAAAAGGTCGCCGCGGCACGGCGGATGCACGATTACGAGCGTTACATCGACGCGCTGGCGGAGGAGCGCCGGACCTCGCCGCGAGACGACTTCATGACCGACCTCGTGCACGGCACCGACATGGTTCCCGCGGTGAGCAGGGACGACCTGCACTACATGTTCCGCGGCCTGCGCTTCGCCGGGCACGACACCACACGCGATCTCATGACCAGCACGCTCCTGCTGCTGCTCGACAACGACCGCCGGTTGTGGGAGATGGTCCGCGCCGACCGCCCGGTGTTGCAGCAGGTCATCGAGGAGACGCTCCGGCGGGACGCGCCGCACCGCGGGCTCATGCGCGTGACCACCCGGGACGTGGAGATCGGTGGGACGCCGTTGCCGGCGGGGACGTCGTTGCTGCTGCTCTTCGGTTCGGCGAACCGGGACGACACCCGTTTCACCGCGCCGGACGAAGTCCGGCTCTCGCGGGCGAACATCCACGAGCACCTGGCGTTCGGCAGTGGCATTCACCAGTGCCCGGGCGCGCAGCTGGCGCGCACCGAAGTGCGCACGGCCATCGAAACCCTGCTCGACCGGCTACCGGACCTTCGCCTGGCACCCGGTTACGAGCCGTCCTACGTCGCGAGCTTCTTCTTCCGCGGCCTGGAACGGCTCGATGTCACCTGGTGA